A window of Cyclopterus lumpus isolate fCycLum1 chromosome 14, fCycLum1.pri, whole genome shotgun sequence contains these coding sequences:
- the scn4bb gene encoding sodium channel, voltage-gated, type IV, beta b, which produces MEVQWFRVHLPRLGLIFSTLLGMWSVQALEMIVGKIPFLQAVNGSTVMLPCTYASCIGIQDLYFNWQFNDNGTMQKVCESLIVNEGVEPHVEIFRERVEFVGKNRNNNVSILLWNITFEDGGLYTCFGRNPKEKGRNHSAIFKLIVVDELRVVDNTLTIMIASAVGGAIAALMGFMLLKNFTIFVLSKIEEKNKECLVTSSGIDNTENGLSGSKADSKPTPKKK; this is translated from the exons ATGGAGGTCCAGTGGTTTAGAGTTCACCTACCGAGGCTGGGCCTGATCTTCTCTACGCTGCTCG GCATGTGGTCTGTTCAGGCCCTTGAGATGATTGTTGGGAAGATTCCCTTTCTGCAGGCCGTGAATGGCAGCACAGTCATGTTGCCTTGCACGTACGCCAGCTGTATTGGCATCCAGGACCTCTACTTCAACTGGCAATTCAATGACAACGGCACCATGCAGAAG GTGTGTGAGTCATTGATAGTGAATGAGGGGGTGGAGCCACATGTGGAAATATTTCGAGAGCGGGTGGAGTTTGTGGGGAAGAACCGTAACAACAACGTCTCCATCTTGCTGTGGAACATCACCTTTGAGGATGGAGGCCTGTACACTTGTTTTGGACGCAATCCCAAAGAGAAGGGCAGGAACCACAGTGCCATCTTCAAACTCATCGTGGTGGACGAGT TGAGGGTGGTGGACAACACGCTGACCATCATGATAGCCTCCGCTGTGGGCGGAGCCATCGCAGCATTAATGGGCTTCATGTTGCTCAAGAACTTCACTATCTTTGTTCTTTCCAAGATTGAGGAGAAAAA TAAGGAGTGCCTTGTAACATCATCAGGGATCGACAACACAGAAAATGGCCTCTCAGGATCCAAAGCTGATTCAAAACCAACGccaaaaaagaaatga
- the mpzl2b gene encoding myelin protein zero-like protein 2b isoform X2, which translates to MFYPMYRIWPLLLLGGFVGPGVRHVSGIEIYTAKEVEAVNGTNVKLKCTFSSTQPLSAKSVTVSWNFRSINSATDESTGRFKDRAVWSGDIMRRDVSITLHDVPPTFNGTYICQVRNPPDVHGSNGEIILKVVKKATISEIGILAAAVGGACGVILILLGIFVAVKYYRRKHMSTDIEMRPREHVWKDPTVCSPEEAAHLTVMTNKKDSVSSDDEASEPSSGDDEEEEGLEEDDDDDDDDDDDDDDDDDDGGGGDENGGGGDD; encoded by the exons ATGTTTTATCCCATGTATCGGATATGGCCTCTGCTTCTTCTGGGAGGATTCGTGGGGCCAG GTGTGCGACATGTCAGCGGAATAGAAATTTACACGGCGAAAGAGGTGGAAGCAGTCAACGGGACAAATGTGAAGCTGAAGTGCACCTTCAGTTCCACTCAGCCGTTGTCGGCTAAGTCCGTCACGGTGTCCTGGAATTTCAGGTCCATAAATTCAGCAACGGATGAGTCG ACTGGGCGTTTTAAAGACCGCGCGGTGTGGTCAGGAGATATTATGAGACGGGACGTTTCCATCACGCTGCATGATGTGCCTCCGACCTTTAATGGCACCTACATCTGCCAGGTGCGCAACCCTCCAGATGTTCATGGCAGCAATGGAGAGATCATCCTCAAAGTTGTCAAAAAAG CTACCATCTCTGAGATTGGCATCCTGGCAGCGGCAGTTGGAGGCGCCTGTGGCGTCATCCTGATCCTCCTCGGTATCTTCGTGGCGGTGAAGTATTACAGGAGAAAGCACATGAGCACGGACATTGAGATGCGCCCGCGGGAACACGTGTGGAAGGACCCGACCGTGTG TTCCCCTGAAGAGGCCGCTCATCTGACAGTTATGACGAACAAGAAAGACTCTGTAAGTTCAGATGATGAAGCGTCTGAACCCAGCAGtggagatgatgaggaagaggaaggccttgaggaggatgatgacgacgatgacgatgatgatgatgatgacgacgacgatgacgatgatggcggtggtggtgatgagaatggtggtggtggtgatgattaA
- the mpzl2b gene encoding myelin protein zero-like protein 2b isoform X1 translates to MFYPMYRIWPLLLLGGFVGPGVRHVSGIEIYTAKEVEAVNGTNVKLKCTFSSTQPLSAKSVTVSWNFRSINSATDESVFYYHEAPYPPQTGRFKDRAVWSGDIMRRDVSITLHDVPPTFNGTYICQVRNPPDVHGSNGEIILKVVKKATISEIGILAAAVGGACGVILILLGIFVAVKYYRRKHMSTDIEMRPREHVWKDPTVCSPEEAAHLTVMTNKKDSVSSDDEASEPSSGDDEEEEGLEEDDDDDDDDDDDDDDDDDDGGGGDENGGGGDD, encoded by the exons ATGTTTTATCCCATGTATCGGATATGGCCTCTGCTTCTTCTGGGAGGATTCGTGGGGCCAG GTGTGCGACATGTCAGCGGAATAGAAATTTACACGGCGAAAGAGGTGGAAGCAGTCAACGGGACAAATGTGAAGCTGAAGTGCACCTTCAGTTCCACTCAGCCGTTGTCGGCTAAGTCCGTCACGGTGTCCTGGAATTTCAGGTCCATAAATTCAGCAACGGATGAGTCG gtGTTTTACTACCATGAGGCACCATACCCTCCACAGACTGGGCGTTTTAAAGACCGCGCGGTGTGGTCAGGAGATATTATGAGACGGGACGTTTCCATCACGCTGCATGATGTGCCTCCGACCTTTAATGGCACCTACATCTGCCAGGTGCGCAACCCTCCAGATGTTCATGGCAGCAATGGAGAGATCATCCTCAAAGTTGTCAAAAAAG CTACCATCTCTGAGATTGGCATCCTGGCAGCGGCAGTTGGAGGCGCCTGTGGCGTCATCCTGATCCTCCTCGGTATCTTCGTGGCGGTGAAGTATTACAGGAGAAAGCACATGAGCACGGACATTGAGATGCGCCCGCGGGAACACGTGTGGAAGGACCCGACCGTGTG TTCCCCTGAAGAGGCCGCTCATCTGACAGTTATGACGAACAAGAAAGACTCTGTAAGTTCAGATGATGAAGCGTCTGAACCCAGCAGtggagatgatgaggaagaggaaggccttgaggaggatgatgacgacgatgacgatgatgatgatgatgacgacgacgatgacgatgatggcggtggtggtgatgagaatggtggtggtggtgatgattaA